The Marinilongibacter aquaticus genome has a window encoding:
- a CDS encoding peptidase domain-containing ABC transporter, whose amino-acid sequence MEKNSLNIGSAIRRIFNILEREKRDIYAIYVFSILAGLVALSLPLGIQTIIGFVMAGRLSTSIVILIILVLAGTLLTGLFQVRQLQLIETIEQKLFTRYAFAYADRLPSLKLEALDNYYLPELVNRFFDVVSLQKSLRKILIDIPASVFQIILGTILLSFYHPLFIAFGITLMVIVVLIFRFTSKEGFMSSIQTSDYKYATAAWFQEMARGIKTFKFARKSELHLSRTNRLTSSYLDARSRHFQILKLQYWSLIAFKLLITAAMLILGVMLLVNNQINIGQFIASDIVIISIISSIEKLIMNMDQVYESLTAVLKLSKVAEAELEENGSFILSSNAPLQVEFRNVHYAYPNSDEILHKIDFSLNSGEWMLIHGPSGSGKSTVMRLMSGSYSDFEGQILLNELPIRNYDNQSLRSKMGILLGNQNIFYGTLLENLTLNNGEVNNERLMKVAHYTGLDTFIENTEHGFDTIVDPLGKRLNSEIRHKILLTRALASKSSLYLLENPFRFCNPAQMENLVSFLKSEESTFVIAQDTEANAQYFDKKLNLSTPHPY is encoded by the coding sequence ATGGAGAAGAATTCTTTAAATATCGGTTCGGCCATCCGCCGGATCTTCAATATTCTGGAGCGTGAAAAAAGAGACATATACGCAATATATGTCTTTTCGATTCTTGCGGGTTTGGTGGCTCTTTCTTTGCCTCTGGGTATTCAAACAATCATTGGTTTTGTGATGGCCGGGCGGCTTTCCACATCCATTGTCATCCTCATTATTCTTGTACTGGCCGGCACATTGCTCACGGGCTTGTTTCAGGTTCGGCAATTACAATTGATCGAAACCATTGAGCAGAAGCTCTTTACACGTTATGCATTTGCTTATGCCGATCGCCTGCCTTCATTGAAGCTCGAAGCCTTAGACAATTACTATTTGCCCGAATTGGTCAATCGTTTTTTTGATGTGGTGAGCTTACAGAAAAGTTTACGAAAAATCTTGATCGACATTCCCGCATCGGTTTTTCAAATCATTTTGGGTACAATTCTGCTTTCATTTTATCACCCACTTTTTATCGCTTTTGGCATTACGCTCATGGTGATTGTGGTGCTTATTTTTCGCTTCACATCCAAAGAAGGATTCATGAGCTCCATTCAAACCAGCGATTATAAGTACGCTACGGCCGCTTGGTTTCAGGAAATGGCACGCGGTATAAAAACGTTCAAATTTGCTCGAAAATCGGAATTGCACCTTTCTCGTACCAACCGATTGACCAGCTCGTATTTGGATGCACGTTCTCGCCATTTTCAAATATTGAAGCTACAATACTGGAGCCTCATTGCTTTCAAGTTGCTCATCACCGCAGCCATGCTTATTTTGGGCGTGATGCTACTGGTCAATAACCAAATCAACATCGGACAGTTTATTGCTTCGGATATCGTAATCATCTCCATCATTTCTTCGATCGAGAAATTGATCATGAACATGGATCAGGTGTATGAATCGCTTACAGCCGTGCTAAAATTGAGTAAAGTGGCCGAAGCTGAATTGGAAGAAAACGGAAGTTTCATTTTAAGCTCAAATGCTCCGCTTCAGGTCGAATTCAGAAATGTACATTATGCTTATCCAAATTCCGATGAGATTTTGCACAAAATCGACTTTTCGCTAAACAGTGGCGAATGGATGCTCATTCACGGGCCTTCGGGCTCAGGGAAATCGACCGTTATGCGATTGATGAGCGGTTCGTACTCCGATTTTGAAGGGCAAATCCTCCTGAACGAACTGCCAATCCGCAATTACGACAATCAGTCGCTTCGTTCGAAAATGGGTATTTTATTGGGCAATCAGAACATATTTTATGGCACTTTGCTCGAAAACCTAACTTTGAACAACGGCGAGGTCAACAACGAAAGGTTGATGAAAGTGGCCCACTATACAGGCTTGGATACTTTCATCGAAAATACCGAACACGGCTTCGATACCATTGTCGATCCGTTAGGCAAAAGGTTGAATTCTGAGATTCGCCATAAAATATTGCTCACAAGAGCCTTGGCTTCCAAATCGTCTCTGTATTTGCTCGAAAATCCTTTCCGCTTTTGCAATCCCGCACAGATGGAAAACCTTGTTTCCTTTTTGAAATCGGAAGAGAGCACATTCGTAATCGCACAGGATACCGAGGCCAATGCCCAATATTTCGACAAGAAACTCAATTTGTCAACTCCACATCCTTATTAA
- a CDS encoding TetR/AcrR family transcriptional regulator: protein MELNFKIKIKERLYLKDPETSDLGRRILKAAVEQFHSLGFEHFTFKKLAATVPTTEATIYRYFENKHKLLIYLVEWYWSLITSQLLFHIYNVNEPKEKIKRIIDLLVWEDNSDLFVSELDHQTLYYIVIAEGSKAYHSKDVDALEKEEVFQPYKDLVELIAGVFKDYNKEYPFCKSLATTLVEMSHLQYFFMQHIPQLSDISIGKNPKDLERFLENLVFGALNTYSGSSNI from the coding sequence ATGGAGCTTAACTTTAAGATTAAAATAAAAGAGAGATTGTATTTGAAAGACCCCGAAACCTCGGATTTGGGCCGAAGGATATTGAAGGCTGCTGTCGAGCAGTTTCATTCCTTGGGTTTCGAGCATTTCACTTTCAAAAAATTGGCGGCTACGGTGCCTACCACCGAAGCCACTATTTATCGTTATTTCGAAAATAAGCATAAACTGTTGATTTACCTCGTGGAATGGTATTGGTCTTTGATTACCAGCCAGTTATTGTTCCATATTTACAATGTAAATGAGCCCAAAGAAAAGATAAAACGCATCATCGATTTATTGGTGTGGGAAGACAATTCAGACCTTTTCGTTTCGGAGCTCGATCACCAAACATTGTATTATATCGTCATTGCCGAAGGCAGTAAAGCCTACCATTCGAAAGATGTGGATGCCTTGGAAAAGGAAGAGGTTTTTCAACCTTACAAAGATTTAGTGGAGTTGATTGCAGGTGTTTTCAAAGATTACAATAAGGAGTATCCCTTTTGTAAAAGTTTGGCCACAACTTTGGTCGAGATGTCGCATTTGCAGTATTTCTTCATGCAGCACATTCCGCAGTTGAGCGATATTTCGATTGGTAAAAACCCCAAAGATTTGGAGCGTTTTCTGGAGAATCTTGTTTTTGGAGCCTTGAATACCTACAGTGGCAGTTCAAACATATAA
- a CDS encoding sialidase family protein, producing the protein MMKLRLLGQIALAVGLILHTHVQLFAQDTVPKPPGIVVNYIPQSTGKYIGSPSICILKDGSYLASHDEFGPKSSEFRSAQTHIFKSSDQGNTWEEVAKIDGQFWSTLFEHKGDVYIIGTNKHHGNFVIRKSIDGGKTWTIPYSDKTGLLLPGEYHTAPVPVVFYKGRIWRALEYATAPTTSWGKRYSAMVISAPENADLLDASNWQKTNHLPYDSSYLDGKFNAWLEGNFVVGRKGELLDILRVDVPAGTKEQAAWVQISPDGKRASFDAQSGFVEMPGASKKFTIRYDKKSKRYWSLVNLVEDKYTASVPARIRNQQALVSSADLKNWDIHEVLVSNPDTEKHGFQYVDWIFDGDHILWLCRTAFDDSHGGANNFHDANFLTFHRIEDFRKYLKN; encoded by the coding sequence ATGATGAAATTACGCTTGCTTGGACAAATAGCCCTTGCGGTCGGCCTTATTCTCCACACGCATGTACAATTGTTTGCCCAAGATACTGTACCTAAACCTCCTGGAATTGTAGTGAACTATATTCCGCAAAGTACTGGGAAATACATTGGCTCTCCTTCCATTTGCATTTTAAAAGATGGCAGCTACTTGGCATCGCACGACGAATTTGGTCCGAAATCTTCGGAATTCAGATCAGCTCAAACCCATATTTTCAAATCTTCAGACCAAGGAAACACTTGGGAAGAAGTGGCCAAAATCGACGGACAATTTTGGTCTACGCTTTTTGAGCACAAGGGTGATGTCTATATTATCGGCACCAATAAGCACCACGGTAATTTTGTGATCAGAAAATCAATCGACGGAGGCAAAACATGGACGATTCCGTATTCGGATAAAACGGGACTGCTCTTGCCCGGCGAATACCATACGGCTCCTGTACCCGTGGTTTTTTACAAGGGGAGAATTTGGCGAGCTTTGGAGTATGCCACTGCTCCAACCACAAGTTGGGGGAAACGCTACAGTGCAATGGTGATCTCGGCTCCTGAAAATGCAGATTTGCTCGATGCTTCGAATTGGCAGAAAACCAATCATTTGCCTTACGATTCTTCTTATTTGGATGGGAAATTCAATGCTTGGTTGGAAGGAAACTTTGTGGTTGGCAGAAAAGGTGAGTTATTGGATATTTTGCGTGTGGATGTGCCCGCTGGAACAAAAGAGCAGGCTGCTTGGGTGCAGATTAGCCCAGACGGTAAAAGAGCTTCGTTCGATGCTCAAAGCGGCTTCGTGGAAATGCCCGGTGCCAGTAAAAAATTCACGATCCGTTACGATAAAAAATCGAAACGCTATTGGTCTTTGGTTAATCTCGTGGAAGACAAATATACAGCAAGCGTGCCTGCCCGAATTCGGAATCAACAGGCCTTGGTCAGCTCAGCCGATTTAAAAAATTGGGATATACACGAGGTTTTGGTTTCAAACCCCGATACCGAAAAACACGGCTTTCAATATGTCGACTGGATTTTTGATGGAGACCACATTTTATGGCTTTGTCGCACAGCTTTCGACGACAGCCACGGGGGTGCCAATAATTTCCACGACGCCAATTTTTTGACATTCCATAGAATCGAAGATTTCAGAAAGTACCTGAAAAACTGA
- a CDS encoding class I SAM-dependent methyltransferase, with protein MKKIISLLVRFVPRKYLQLFSHIPLRIYAVFMQGSAVECTVCSSKFKKFLPYGRLEPRENALCPNCLALERHRLMYLYLRQETDFFIKPAKVLHVAPEYCFIKRFEALPNLEYITADIESPLAKVKMNIEDIQFPENSFDVIFCNHVLEHVNDFEKACKELYRVLKPGGWAIMQSPQDMRMPHTLEDPSITDPRERERVFKQADHLRLFGQDYAHELEKGGFMVKEDRFVMGMDPALVTRYALPKEEIIYLCKK; from the coding sequence ATGAAGAAAATAATTAGCCTATTGGTGAGGTTTGTTCCTCGAAAATACCTTCAGCTTTTCAGCCATATTCCTTTGAGAATATATGCTGTTTTTATGCAGGGCTCCGCAGTGGAATGCACAGTCTGTTCTTCCAAATTTAAGAAATTTTTACCTTACGGTCGGCTCGAACCCCGCGAAAATGCCCTTTGTCCCAATTGTTTAGCCTTGGAACGCCACAGGTTGATGTACCTGTACCTTCGGCAAGAAACCGACTTTTTCATTAAACCGGCCAAAGTACTGCACGTGGCCCCCGAATACTGCTTTATCAAACGTTTCGAGGCCCTGCCCAATCTCGAATACATTACGGCCGATATCGAATCGCCTCTGGCCAAAGTCAAAATGAACATCGAAGACATCCAATTTCCCGAAAACAGCTTCGATGTCATCTTCTGTAATCATGTTCTCGAACATGTAAACGATTTTGAAAAAGCTTGTAAAGAGCTTTATCGGGTTTTGAAACCCGGAGGCTGGGCCATTATGCAATCTCCACAAGACATGCGAATGCCGCACACCTTGGAAGACCCCAGCATTACCGATCCGCGTGAACGCGAACGGGTATTCAAACAAGCCGACCACCTACGCCTTTTCGGGCAAGATTATGCTCATGAACTAGAAAAAGGCGGTTTCATGGTAAAAGAAGACCGCTTCGTAATGGGAATGGATCCGGCCCTCGTCACTCGCTATGCTCTTCCAAAGGAGGAAATCATTTATCTCTGCAAGAAATAG
- the hisS gene encoding histidine--tRNA ligase codes for MSKPSLARGTRDFGPEIMAKRTYILENIKSVFKNFGFLPLETPAIENLSVLMGKYGEEGDQLLFKILNSGDFMKKVKDEDVAHGASALLPKIAEKGLRYDLTVPFARYVVMNRHELAMPFKRFQIQPVWRADRPQRGRYREFYQCDADVVGTDSLLCEAEIVMMLHEALEKLNLGESFLIKINNRKVLTGIAETIGAPGRESELCVAIDKLDKIGRDKVEEELVQRGFNQANIDGLNNLFTLSEDLENCLSQLKSWLSVSEIGMKGIAELEEVFGLVRDLGLEKPRVQLDATLARGLSYYTGAIFEVKALGVSIGSICGGGRYDNLTGTFGLPDVSGVGISFGIDRIYDVMEELDLFPENTIQSTEVLLINFDSESQKAGLPILTALRQAGIAAEMYPSAVKLKKQFDYANKKNIPYVLVIGSEEIKMKKYSLKNMLTGEQEHYTLDEIKNLIHV; via the coding sequence ATGTCGAAACCAAGTTTAGCGAGAGGAACACGCGATTTTGGACCAGAAATAATGGCCAAAAGAACGTACATCCTTGAGAATATAAAATCTGTTTTTAAAAACTTTGGCTTTTTGCCATTGGAAACGCCCGCCATAGAAAACCTCTCGGTTTTGATGGGAAAGTACGGCGAGGAAGGCGACCAGCTATTGTTTAAAATATTGAATTCGGGCGACTTCATGAAAAAGGTGAAGGACGAGGATGTGGCACATGGGGCTTCGGCTTTGTTGCCCAAGATAGCTGAAAAAGGGCTTCGTTATGATCTCACTGTACCTTTTGCCCGTTACGTGGTCATGAATCGTCATGAATTGGCGATGCCTTTCAAGCGTTTTCAAATCCAGCCGGTGTGGCGAGCCGATCGCCCACAGAGAGGGCGTTATCGTGAATTTTACCAATGCGATGCCGATGTAGTGGGTACAGATTCTTTGTTGTGCGAAGCCGAAATTGTGATGATGTTGCACGAAGCTTTGGAAAAGTTAAATCTTGGAGAATCTTTCTTGATCAAGATCAACAACAGAAAGGTGCTCACTGGAATTGCCGAAACCATCGGAGCACCCGGACGTGAATCGGAATTGTGCGTGGCCATAGATAAATTGGATAAAATTGGTCGAGACAAAGTAGAGGAGGAGTTGGTGCAGCGTGGTTTCAATCAAGCGAATATCGACGGTTTGAATAATTTGTTCACGCTTTCTGAAGATTTGGAAAACTGCCTCTCTCAGTTGAAATCTTGGTTGAGTGTTTCTGAAATCGGGATGAAAGGAATTGCCGAATTGGAAGAGGTGTTTGGTTTGGTACGTGATTTGGGACTTGAAAAACCACGTGTACAATTGGATGCCACTTTGGCCCGTGGACTTAGCTACTACACGGGAGCCATTTTCGAAGTGAAAGCTTTGGGTGTGAGCATCGGAAGCATTTGCGGCGGCGGACGCTACGACAACCTGACGGGCACTTTTGGTTTGCCCGATGTATCTGGAGTGGGTATTTCTTTTGGTATCGACCGCATTTATGATGTGATGGAAGAGCTGGATTTGTTTCCAGAAAACACGATACAAAGCACGGAAGTACTTTTGATCAACTTCGATTCGGAATCGCAAAAAGCGGGTTTGCCTATTCTGACGGCCCTTCGCCAAGCGGGCATTGCCGCAGAAATGTACCCTTCGGCTGTAAAACTGAAAAAGCAATTCGACTACGCCAACAAGAAGAATATTCCTTATGTATTGGTAATCGGATCGGAAGAAATAAAAATGAAAAAATACAGTTTGAAGAATATGCTCACTGGTGAGCAAGAGCATTATACTTTAGACGAAATTAAAAACTTGATCCATGTTTAA
- the mltG gene encoding endolytic transglycosylase MltG, producing the protein MFKSRKFLAYGLVIFSTLVATFSFYFWQIIKSPNLNLDAKESAVLYIPKGATYQTVVDSLNAHKLIYDQISFGFLSKLMDYREAVKPGRYEIPPNSANKAVITKLRSGDQDPVKLTFNNIRLKEELAEKLASNLSIDHDELLNKLNDEALCEKYGFTTDNIMCMFLPDTYFLWWTLDADAFLDRMHSEYEKFWTKERLAKAENTGLTPIQVAVMASIVQSETNKSDEQPRVAGVYINRMHKGIPLQADPTVKFAVGDFTLRRILNVHLNTVSPYNTYLNKGLPPGPIALPEKRAIDGVLNYEKNNYLYFCAREDFSGYHNFAATLAEHNANARRFHLALNKRGIKK; encoded by the coding sequence ATGTTTAAATCAAGAAAGTTTTTGGCCTATGGCCTTGTGATATTCTCCACTTTGGTGGCCACATTTTCTTTTTATTTTTGGCAGATTATTAAAAGCCCAAACTTGAATTTGGATGCGAAAGAATCTGCGGTGCTCTACATTCCCAAAGGAGCGACGTATCAAACGGTTGTCGATAGCCTGAATGCCCATAAGTTGATTTATGACCAAATCAGTTTTGGTTTTCTGTCGAAACTCATGGATTACCGCGAAGCTGTAAAACCCGGACGCTATGAAATTCCGCCAAATTCGGCCAACAAGGCGGTTATTACCAAGCTGAGATCTGGCGATCAAGATCCTGTGAAACTGACTTTCAACAACATTCGCTTAAAAGAAGAATTGGCCGAGAAGCTGGCTTCCAATTTGTCGATTGATCACGATGAGTTGTTGAATAAATTGAACGATGAGGCACTGTGCGAAAAATACGGTTTCACCACAGACAACATCATGTGTATGTTTTTGCCGGACACCTATTTTTTGTGGTGGACATTGGACGCCGATGCGTTTTTGGATCGCATGCACAGCGAATACGAGAAATTTTGGACCAAAGAAAGGCTGGCCAAAGCGGAGAATACCGGTTTGACGCCCATTCAAGTGGCGGTAATGGCCAGTATTGTCCAAAGTGAAACGAATAAAAGTGATGAGCAACCGCGTGTGGCTGGAGTGTACATCAACCGTATGCACAAGGGTATTCCCTTGCAGGCAGATCCTACGGTTAAATTTGCGGTGGGCGACTTTACTTTGCGTAGGATCTTGAATGTGCATTTGAATACTGTTTCGCCATACAATACCTATTTGAATAAGGGTTTGCCTCCTGGGCCGATAGCTTTGCCCGAAAAAAGAGCGATTGACGGGGTGCTCAATTACGAGAAAAACAATTATCTCTATTTTTGTGCCCGTGAAGACTTTTCGGGCTATCATAATTTTGCCGCCACACTGGCCGAGCACAATGCAAATGCCAGACGTTTTCACTTGGCTTTGAACAAAAGAGGAATTAAAAAATAA
- a CDS encoding acyl-CoA thioesterase, which produces MFSFECTYRVRYADIDKMGFMYYGHYARLFEIARVEALRALGVRYRDLEDAGVIMPVRENKSKYLAPAKYDDLLTIKAMIKSMPGRRIVFDYEIANEEKKLIHIGETTLVFLNLSSQRVVECPEMISEVLRPYFPAEND; this is translated from the coding sequence ATGTTTTCATTTGAGTGCACCTACAGAGTGCGGTATGCGGATATCGATAAAATGGGTTTTATGTATTATGGACATTACGCCCGCTTGTTCGAAATTGCTCGTGTAGAAGCCCTTCGGGCACTCGGTGTACGCTATCGCGATCTTGAAGATGCCGGAGTGATCATGCCGGTGCGTGAGAATAAATCGAAGTATTTGGCTCCTGCAAAATACGATGACCTGCTGACTATTAAGGCGATGATCAAAAGCATGCCCGGCCGAAGAATCGTTTTCGATTATGAAATTGCCAACGAGGAAAAGAAGTTGATTCATATTGGAGAAACCACTTTGGTTTTTCTTAACTTATCGAGTCAACGGGTTGTTGAATGCCCAGAGATGATTTCTGAGGTGCTTCGACCGTATTTTCCGGCTGAGAATGATTGA
- a CDS encoding YihY/virulence factor BrkB family protein, with protein sequence MIDFRKIGLVKRLERFLRTVYLWDTTISLYVVLGILWKKIITLDIDQRAAAVSFSLLLAIFPSIIFFFTLIPYIPIENLDVQIMEFLRNILPRGIYSAAAKTMEDIVSRRRVDVLSFGFLFAIYAATNGMMALMRAFNIVLDDKEKRGFFKARFIAFYLTFLLILVLIAAVVILIAGKLIMGYLLDKGLFTEDVNYYLIQILRYISVFMIFFLGISSIYYFAPAFGKRLSFFNVGSFFSSVLCILATNAFSFYLSNFNSYNKLYGSIGTLIGVMVWIYLIALIIILGFEINTSVREALKLEHERDDLNE encoded by the coding sequence ATGATTGATTTCCGTAAAATAGGACTGGTAAAAAGGCTCGAGCGTTTTCTTCGCACGGTGTATTTGTGGGACACCACGATATCCTTATATGTTGTTTTGGGCATATTGTGGAAAAAGATCATTACTCTCGACATCGATCAACGGGCTGCCGCAGTTTCTTTTTCTTTGCTTTTGGCTATTTTCCCTTCCATCATTTTCTTTTTCACGCTCATTCCGTACATCCCGATTGAAAATCTGGATGTACAGATCATGGAGTTCCTTCGCAATATTTTGCCGCGAGGCATTTACAGTGCTGCCGCAAAAACAATGGAAGATATAGTGAGCCGTCGTCGTGTAGATGTGCTTTCTTTCGGTTTCTTGTTTGCCATTTATGCCGCCACAAACGGTATGATGGCCCTCATGCGTGCTTTCAATATTGTACTCGACGACAAAGAAAAGCGTGGTTTTTTCAAAGCAAGGTTCATTGCTTTTTACCTTACTTTTCTGCTGATTTTGGTGCTTATTGCCGCCGTGGTCATTCTTATTGCGGGCAAATTGATTATGGGCTATCTGCTCGATAAGGGCCTTTTTACCGAAGATGTGAATTATTACTTGATTCAAATTCTGCGTTATATTTCGGTCTTTATGATCTTCTTTCTGGGTATTTCGAGCATTTATTATTTTGCTCCCGCCTTTGGCAAACGGCTCTCATTTTTCAATGTGGGCTCCTTTTTTTCCAGTGTACTTTGTATTCTGGCCACCAACGCATTTTCTTTTTACTTGTCGAATTTCAACTCGTACAATAAACTCTACGGGTCGATTGGCACCCTGATAGGGGTTATGGTCTGGATTTACCTCATCGCCTTGATTATCATCTTGGGTTTCGAGATCAACACGAGTGTGCGTGAGGCTCTCAAACTCGAACATGAAAGAGACGATTTGAACGAATAA
- a CDS encoding GNAT family N-acetyltransferase, which produces MEIKWKVLAFDELTLHELYASLQLRSAVFVVEQNCVFQDMDGKDHLAYHVLGFSDDNRLLAYSRLFDAGVYFDGHLAIGRVIAHPSLRGKGLGKELMKRSIAAVRQRFGDLPIKLGAQKQHTKFYESLGFQSVGKDFLEDGIPHALMVLPKAK; this is translated from the coding sequence ATGGAAATAAAATGGAAAGTGTTGGCTTTTGACGAACTCACCTTGCACGAGTTGTATGCCAGTTTGCAATTACGATCAGCAGTTTTTGTGGTGGAGCAGAATTGCGTGTTTCAGGATATGGACGGAAAGGATCACTTGGCCTATCATGTATTGGGCTTTTCTGATGACAATCGACTTTTGGCGTATAGCAGGCTGTTCGATGCCGGTGTATATTTCGACGGACATTTGGCGATCGGTCGTGTAATTGCCCATCCAAGTCTAAGGGGAAAGGGATTAGGTAAAGAGCTGATGAAAAGGTCTATTGCAGCTGTTCGCCAGCGATTTGGCGATTTGCCCATAAAGCTTGGGGCACAGAAACAACATACAAAATTCTACGAGTCATTGGGCTTTCAATCAGTAGGGAAAGATTTTCTTGAAGACGGCATTCCTCATGCACTTATGGTCTTGCCGAAAGCGAAATAA